The Castellaniella sp. genome includes a window with the following:
- the nth gene encoding endonuclease III, translating into MKRTAIEECFRRWQAANPHPETELEYDSTFQLLIAVILSAQATDRSVNLATQRFFPKHGTPEGLLALGETGLTEAIRTIGLYKTKARNIIRTCELLLQHHAGQVPDQREALEALPGVGRKTANVVLNTAFRQPTMAVDTHIFRVSNRTGIAPGKTVLAVEQALLRRVPKAYLLDAHHWLILHGRYVCVARKPKCPQCPIADLCDYPDKTPL; encoded by the coding sequence ATGAAGCGCACCGCCATCGAAGAATGCTTTCGCCGCTGGCAAGCAGCCAACCCCCACCCGGAAACCGAACTGGAATACGACAGCACCTTCCAGTTGCTGATTGCCGTCATCCTGTCGGCTCAGGCCACCGACCGATCCGTCAACCTGGCCACCCAGCGATTCTTCCCCAAACACGGAACCCCCGAAGGCCTGCTGGCCCTGGGCGAAACAGGGCTGACCGAGGCCATCCGCACCATCGGCCTGTACAAGACCAAGGCACGCAACATCATCCGCACCTGCGAACTGCTGCTGCAACACCACGCTGGCCAGGTGCCTGACCAGCGCGAAGCCCTGGAAGCCCTGCCTGGCGTGGGCCGAAAAACCGCCAATGTGGTCTTGAACACCGCCTTTCGTCAGCCCACCATGGCAGTGGACACGCATATATTCCGGGTCTCCAACCGCACCGGCATCGCCCCGGGCAAGACCGTGCTGGCCGTAGAGCAGGCCCTGCTGCGGCGTGTGCCCAAGGCCTATCTGCTGGATGCCCATCATTGGCTGATTCTGCATGGCCGCTACGTCTGCGTGGCCCGCAAGCCCAAGTGCCCGCAATGCCCCATTGCCGATCTGTGCGACTACCCGGACAAAACGCCCCTCTGA
- a CDS encoding ABC transporter ATP-binding protein, which produces MNSSTPALEISDLQAWYGESHVLHGVNMRVEPGQVVTLLGRNGAGRTTTLRALLGLTSRRTGSIRIQGTESIHMPTYRIAHLGIGYCPEERGIFASLSCEENLLLPPTVGNTLGGGMSLAEIYDMFPNLLERRHSPGTRLSGGEQQMLAVARILRTGANLLLLDEISEGLAPVIVQALARMITTLKAKGYTIVMVEQNFRFAAPLADHFYIMEHGQIIEEFPAAQLSEKKHTLDSLLGV; this is translated from the coding sequence ATGAACAGCAGCACCCCCGCCCTGGAAATCTCCGACCTGCAAGCCTGGTACGGCGAATCCCATGTCCTGCACGGCGTCAATATGCGCGTTGAACCTGGTCAGGTCGTCACCTTGTTGGGCCGCAATGGCGCGGGACGCACCACAACGCTGCGCGCACTGCTGGGCCTGACCAGCCGGCGCACTGGCTCCATCCGTATCCAGGGCACCGAATCCATCCACATGCCCACTTACCGTATTGCCCACCTGGGCATCGGCTACTGCCCCGAAGAACGCGGCATCTTTGCCTCTTTATCGTGCGAAGAAAACCTGCTGCTGCCACCCACTGTAGGCAATACGCTGGGCGGCGGCATGTCGCTGGCTGAAATCTACGATATGTTTCCCAATCTGCTGGAACGCCGCCACTCCCCCGGCACCCGCCTGTCCGGGGGTGAACAACAAATGCTGGCCGTGGCCCGCATTCTGCGCACCGGCGCCAACCTGCTGCTGCTCGACGAGATCTCCGAGGGCCTGGCCCCCGTCATTGTCCAGGCCCTGGCCCGCATGATCACCACCTTGAAGGCCAAGGGCTACACCATCGTCATGGTCGAACAGAACTTCCGTTTCGCCGCCCCGCTGGCCGATCACTTCTACATCATGGAACACGGCCAGATCATCGAAGAATTCCCCGCTGCCCAGCTCTCAGAAAAAAAACACACGCTCGACAGCCTGCTGGGCGTCTGA
- a CDS encoding branched-chain amino acid ABC transporter permease: MIELFGVPIQALLGQLLLGLVNGSFYAVLSLGLAIIFGLLNIINFTHGALYMLGAFVAWLGLQYLGLNYWVMLVLSPIVVGLFGIILERLLLRHLYKLDPLYGLLLTFGLALIIEGLFRSIYGVSGQPYSTPALLQGGVNLGFMYLPIYRGWVVIASILACLSTWFLIEKTHLGALLRAGTENAKLVEAFGVNVPLMISLTFGLGVGLAAFAGVLAAPILQVSPLMGSNLIIVVFAVVVIGGMGSILGSIVTGLGLGIIEGFTKVFWPEASSTVVFIIMVIVLLLRPAGLFGKES; this comes from the coding sequence ATGATTGAACTCTTTGGTGTACCTATCCAGGCTTTGCTGGGCCAGCTGTTGCTGGGCTTGGTCAATGGCTCGTTTTATGCCGTGCTGTCCCTAGGGCTGGCCATTATCTTTGGCCTGCTCAACATCATCAACTTCACCCACGGCGCCCTATACATGCTGGGTGCTTTTGTGGCCTGGCTGGGGCTGCAATACCTGGGTCTCAATTACTGGGTGATGCTGGTGCTCTCGCCCATCGTGGTGGGGCTGTTCGGCATCATCCTGGAGCGCCTGCTGCTGCGCCACTTGTACAAACTCGATCCACTCTATGGCCTGCTGCTCACCTTTGGTCTGGCCCTGATCATCGAAGGCCTGTTTCGCAGCATCTACGGCGTATCCGGCCAGCCCTACTCCACGCCTGCCTTGTTGCAGGGCGGGGTAAATCTGGGCTTTATGTACCTGCCCATCTATCGCGGCTGGGTCGTGATTGCCTCCATTCTGGCCTGCCTGTCCACTTGGTTCCTGATTGAAAAAACCCACTTGGGGGCCTTGCTGCGGGCCGGCACTGAAAACGCAAAACTCGTCGAGGCTTTCGGCGTCAATGTTCCCTTGATGATCTCGCTCACCTTTGGCTTGGGCGTGGGCCTGGCCGCCTTTGCCGGCGTGCTGGCCGCCCCCATTCTGCAAGTCTCGCCGCTCATGGGCTCCAACCTCATCATCGTCGTGTTCGCCGTGGTCGTCATCGGCGGCATGGGCTCCATCCTGGGGTCTATCGTCACCGGCCTTGGATTGGGCATCATCGAGGGCTTCACCAAGGTCTTCTGGCCTGAGGCCTCCAGCACCGTGGTCTTCATCATCATGGTGATTGTCTTGCTGCTGCGCCCGGCAGGGCTGTTCGGGAAAGAATCATGA
- a CDS encoding ABC transporter substrate-binding protein, with translation MKLRTLSAALAAVGLGLSLSAQAAGISNDVIRIGFITDMSGVYADVDGSGGADAIRMAIADMGGEIDGKKIEFLAADHQNKPDIASARARDWFDTENMDMLIGGTNSATALAMAGVAAEKKKPFIAIGPGSSLLTNDKCTPYTIHYAYNTTALANGTGSAVVNEGGKSWFFLTADYAFGHSLEQDTAKVVKANGGTVVGQVRAPLSTTDFSSFLLQAQSSGAQVLGLANAGGDFINSVKAAKEFGITETMKLAGLLVFINDIHALGLDNTAGLYLTTPWYWDQSDASRTWAKRFFDKLDRAPSFVQAADYSAALNYLKAVKATGSDDGDTIMKYLKSNKINDMFVKDGYVRKDGLFMHDMYLAQVKRPDQSKAPWDYYNIVRDLPAEAVYGAESTSTCPLLKG, from the coding sequence ATGAAATTGCGTACCCTATCAGCCGCACTCGCTGCGGTCGGCCTGGGTCTGAGCCTATCCGCCCAGGCTGCCGGGATATCCAACGATGTCATCCGCATCGGTTTCATCACCGATATGTCCGGGGTCTATGCCGACGTGGATGGCAGTGGCGGGGCCGATGCCATCCGCATGGCCATCGCCGACATGGGTGGCGAGATCGACGGCAAGAAAATCGAATTCCTGGCCGCCGACCACCAGAACAAGCCGGATATCGCCTCGGCCCGGGCCCGCGACTGGTTCGATACCGAAAACATGGACATGCTGATAGGCGGCACCAATTCGGCCACCGCACTGGCCATGGCCGGCGTCGCCGCCGAAAAGAAAAAACCCTTTATCGCCATTGGTCCGGGGTCTTCTCTGCTGACCAACGATAAATGCACCCCCTATACCATCCACTACGCCTACAACACGACCGCTCTGGCCAATGGCACGGGCTCGGCCGTGGTGAACGAAGGCGGCAAATCCTGGTTCTTCCTGACGGCCGACTATGCGTTTGGCCATTCGCTGGAACAAGACACCGCTAAGGTCGTCAAGGCCAACGGCGGTACGGTCGTGGGCCAGGTCCGCGCCCCCTTGTCCACCACCGATTTTTCTTCGTTCCTGCTGCAGGCTCAGTCCTCCGGCGCCCAAGTCCTGGGCCTGGCCAACGCCGGGGGGGACTTCATCAATTCGGTCAAGGCCGCCAAGGAATTCGGCATCACCGAAACCATGAAACTTGCCGGGCTGCTGGTGTTCATTAACGATATCCATGCCCTGGGGCTGGACAACACCGCCGGCCTGTACCTGACCACGCCCTGGTACTGGGATCAGTCCGATGCTTCCCGCACCTGGGCCAAGCGTTTCTTCGACAAGCTGGACCGCGCCCCGTCATTCGTCCAGGCCGCCGATTACTCCGCCGCGCTGAACTACCTGAAAGCCGTCAAAGCCACCGGATCGGATGATGGCGACACCATCATGAAATACCTGAAATCGAACAAAATCAACGATATGTTCGTCAAGGACGGCTATGTCCGCAAAGACGGCCTGTTCATGCACGATATGTACCTGGCTCAAGTCAAACGCCCAGATCAATCCAAAGCACCCTGGGACTACTACAACATCGTGCGCGATCTGCCTGCAGAAGCCGTCTACGGGGCAGAATCCACCTCTACCTGCCCCTTGCTCAAGGGCTGA
- a CDS encoding ABC transporter ATP-binding protein yields the protein MGTDQSIILETRNLTKTFLGFVAVDAVNLQVQRGHIHALIGPNGAGKTTCFNLLTKFIKPTQGQIYFDGQEITHDQPADIARKGIIRSFQISAVFPQLSVLDNVRIALQRNTGLSFHFWRSERSLAPLNQRAQALLDEVGLGGFADEITVNLPYGRKRALEIATTLAMEPSLMLLDEPTQGMGHEDVDRVTQLIKQVSVGRTILMVEHNMKVVSSIADRITVLARGAVLAEGDYAAVSNNPAVMEAYMGTTQGELEGAQA from the coding sequence ATGGGCACAGATCAATCCATCATCCTCGAAACCCGCAACCTCACCAAGACTTTTCTGGGGTTCGTCGCGGTCGATGCAGTCAATCTTCAGGTGCAGCGCGGCCATATTCACGCTCTGATCGGTCCCAACGGCGCAGGCAAGACCACCTGCTTCAATCTCCTCACCAAATTCATCAAACCCACCCAGGGCCAGATCTATTTCGACGGCCAGGAGATCACCCACGATCAGCCCGCCGACATCGCCCGCAAAGGCATCATCCGATCTTTCCAGATCTCCGCCGTATTTCCTCAGCTGTCCGTGCTAGATAACGTGCGTATCGCCTTGCAGCGCAACACCGGCCTGTCCTTTCACTTCTGGCGCAGCGAACGCAGCCTCGCTCCCCTGAACCAGCGGGCGCAGGCGCTGCTCGACGAAGTCGGCCTGGGTGGCTTTGCCGACGAAATCACCGTGAATCTGCCCTATGGCCGCAAACGCGCCCTGGAAATCGCCACCACCCTGGCCATGGAACCCAGCCTGATGCTGCTGGACGAACCCACCCAAGGCATGGGCCACGAAGACGTGGACCGCGTCACCCAGCTCATCAAACAGGTCAGCGTCGGACGCACCATCCTGATGGTCGAGCACAATATGAAGGTCGTTTCCTCGATTGCCGACCGCATCACGGTACTGGCCCGAGGGGCCGTCCTGGCCGAAGGCGATTATGCGGCTGTGTCCAACAATCCAGCCGTGATGGAAGCCTACATGGGCACCACCCAAGGGGAACTCGAAGGAGCCCAAGCATGA